TTCTAGAAAGTAAAAAGAAACTAGCACCTGTTTTGTAAGAATAGTTTCCAAAACGATCTTGTAAATACGTGTAAATCGAAGTTAAATTCAATCTATAATAGAGTGGAAGCAACACTAAACGAATAACAGCATAACCAACAACATACCCCAAAACCATTTGAAAATAGCTCATATTAGAACCTTCTACCCAACCAGGAACAGAAATAAATGTAACTCCAGAAAGTGAAGCGCCAATCATACCAAAAGCAACTAAATACCAAGGAGAAGAATTGTTTGCCTTAAAAAAAGTTTTGTTGTCTGCAGATTTACTGGTGATGTAAGAAATGAAAATTAATACAGAGAAATAAGCAACAATTAATAAGATGATATATTCTGGGGTCATTTAATTTTTTATTTGTGTTACGAATATATGTTTTTTAGAAGTCTTTTCTCTTTTTTATTGATTGTTTTCTCTTTAATAAGTTATTTTTGCAGCCATGGATTTTTCATCAAAACTTTTAGAGAATGCCGTAAATGAAGTATCTCGTTTACCAGGAATTGGAAAACGAACTGCGTTGCGTTTGGTTTTACATTTATTAAAACAACCTTCTGATAATACTAAGTTTTTATCTGAAGCATTATTACATTTAAGAAATGATGTAAAAACGTGTGAAAAGTGTCATAATATTTCTGATACTGCTTTGTGTGACATTTGTAATAATGGAAAAAGAAACCCGGAAATTGTTTGTGTTGTTGAAGATATTAGAGATGTGATGGCAATTGAAAGTACGTCTCAGTTTAATGGATTGTATCATGTTTTGGGCGGAAAAATTTCTCCGATTGAAGGAATTGGACCTCAGAACTTAGAAATAGAATCTTTAGTTACTAAAGTAGGTAGTGGTGAAGTTAAAGAATTGATTTTTGCTTTAAGTTCTACCATGGAAGGAGATACTACAAACTTCTATATTTTTAAGCAAATAGAAAAATTCGAAATTACAACTTCTACAATTGCTCGTGGAATTTCTGTGGGTGATGAGTTAGAATATGCAGATGAAGTTACTTTGGGAAGATCTATTGTAAATAGAATTCCTTTTGAGCAGTCTATAAAAAGTTAAAATAAAAGCCCACTTAGAAAGTGAGCTTTTAGAATTTTAAATTTTTATGTAAGAGAAAGTTGATGTATAAGTAGTACCGTTATACGTTTCGGAAGATGAACTACTAAATATTGTGTTATTTTGTGAGAAAGTAAGTTCTATGGAGTTGTTTTCTCCATCTTCAGAAATATTATATGTATTACCATTTGTGTTTTCCCAGGTAAAAGTACCATTATAATCATTTTCACAAACAGCATTTCCACTTCCATCATAACTTTCATCATAAATCATTTGAGAACCGTTTCCATTTTCTAAAAAGGTTATGGTGCTTTTTCTAGTACAATCCGTTGTTCTTTCTTCACCATTTTCGGTCTCAGATTTTAATTGCCATGTCCCAATTATAATATTTGATGAAGACATATCATCATCACTAGATGAACAAGAAGATAAGCTTACAATAGTAATAAGTAAAAGGATAATTTTTTTCATAATAATTTAAGTTTGATTAATCTGCAATGTAAACTAATAAATATCAATACTCTTGAGTTTCCTAAAAAAAGGCGGGGTAGTTTTTCCTACCCATTTACTTTAATTATCTGTAAATTAGGTTTTTAATTTAATTGTTGTTTGACTTAATCCCCCTACGTTTGTGTCCAAATGATAAATGTAAAGTCTTCTTTAATACCTCGCACCTTTGGGGAGAGATTGTTTATTTAATTAAAAGAAGAGTAATTAAACACTTAATTGATTAAGAGATTATATTCGTATAAATAGTTTAACTTATAAAGAAGTAATTGTAAATAGAATTCCTTTTGCTAAATTTTTAAGAGCATAAAAAAAGCCCATTGTTAAAATGAGTTTTTATGAGTTCTATAGTTTTTTGAAAGTGCTAATGTATGTGATTGTTGTTCCATTATAGTCATCAATATCTGTAAAGCTGAATACCGTATTGTTTTCTGAAAACGTTATTTTTGTAGTACTGGTATCATTATCCCCGAAATCTAATAGGTAATTTGATTGTCCTGTGTTTTCCCAATTGGCAGCACCATCAGACTCACTCATACAACCGTTTCCGTCGTCGTAAAATGATGTTGAATTAAATGTTCCGTTTTCTAAAAAAGTAACAGTACTTTTTCTTTCGCAAGATGTTGAGGTGTCTGTTCCGTTTTCAGTTTCTGAGCTTAATTGCCATATACCAATTATGGGATCTGAAGAATTGTCATCATCATTAGTAGTACAAGAAAATAAAATGGTAGACGCGATAAATAGATAAAGTAATTTTTTCATAGTTTTAAGATTTAGTGATTTTCTCAAAAATACGATTAATAAACACTCTATCTCTACCTATATATAGTGATTTTAAGAGTCTTTGTTTTTTAAAACCTCTTTTTCAGCTTTTTCCCAAGATCTTTTTTCTCTAATTTTTTTGTAAAGTCTAATTCCTAACATTAGTAAAACACCAAAAAGAATAATTCCTACAACTCCCCAAATCCAATTTACAGAATGTTGTAATTCAACTAAAAATATAACCGCAAATAAAATGACAGTTGGTATTTCGTTAATCAATCTTAATTTAAAAGCAGAGTATTTTATAATATCGTTTTGTAGCTGCTTGTAGATTACATGACATAAACCGTGATAAAAAAACAACGCTAAAACAAAAGCTAGTTTTACTAACATCCACGATTCAGATAAGAAATATGGACTTTTATAAAGCATCCAAAAACCAAAAAAACTTGCTAAAACAGCTGAAGGCCAAGTAATCATGTACCACAGCCTTTTACTCATTAGTTTATATTGAGTTTGTAAAATTTCTTTAGCAGGTTCGTCTTTTTTTTCTGCTTCTACATGATACATAAATAAACGAACAATATAAAATAACCCAGCAAACCAAGTAACAATAAAAATAATATGTAGTGCTTTTACGTAAAGGAAATCCATAGTTTTTAATTTTTCTCAAAAGTTGAAATTTCTCAATCGCTTAAAAAAGCTCATTTCGAAATGACAATTGTTATCGTTTTTGATATTTGTTAGCAAACAAGTCTAGCCCTGATTGAAATCGTTCGAATATCTGTGGATATTCTTAACCTTTTTGTTTTTTTACAAAAAGATATAATGGAAAGCATGAAATAGCTTCTTATTTTAAAGTTGTTCTCGATACAATTTCGATAAAAAAATCGAAATCACTCGAACTGACATAATGTGAATCGCGATCGAGTGTGAAAACTGTGACTGTAAACTGAATACTGCTTACTTATTCTTCCAATTATTAATCCAAGAAACCATAACATCTACCCAATCATCATTGTCGTTCATACAAGGTATGTGTTTGTAATCTGTTCCTCCGAATTTTAAAAATTCTTCTTTTCCTTCCATTGCAATTTCTTCT
The window above is part of the Polaribacter sp. SA4-12 genome. Proteins encoded here:
- a CDS encoding lipocalin family protein; amino-acid sequence: MKKLLYLFIASTILFSCTTNDDDNSSDPIIGIWQLSSETENGTDTSTSCERKSTVTFLENGTFNSTSFYDDGNGCMSESDGAANWENTGQSNYLLDFGDNDTSTTKITFSENNTVFSFTDIDDYNGTTITYISTFKKL
- the recR gene encoding recombination mediator RecR — encoded protein: MDFSSKLLENAVNEVSRLPGIGKRTALRLVLHLLKQPSDNTKFLSEALLHLRNDVKTCEKCHNISDTALCDICNNGKRNPEIVCVVEDIRDVMAIESTSQFNGLYHVLGGKISPIEGIGPQNLEIESLVTKVGSGEVKELIFALSSTMEGDTTNFYIFKQIEKFEITTSTIARGISVGDELEYADEVTLGRSIVNRIPFEQSIKS
- a CDS encoding lipocalin family protein; its protein translation is MKKIILLLITIVSLSSCSSSDDDMSSSNIIIGTWQLKSETENGEERTTDCTRKSTITFLENGNGSQMIYDESYDGSGNAVCENDYNGTFTWENTNGNTYNISEDGENNSIELTFSQNNTIFSSSSSETYNGTTYTSTFSYIKI
- a CDS encoding CopD family protein, with the translated sequence MDFLYVKALHIIFIVTWFAGLFYIVRLFMYHVEAEKKDEPAKEILQTQYKLMSKRLWYMITWPSAVLASFFGFWMLYKSPYFLSESWMLVKLAFVLALFFYHGLCHVIYKQLQNDIIKYSAFKLRLINEIPTVILFAVIFLVELQHSVNWIWGVVGIILFGVLLMLGIRLYKKIREKRSWEKAEKEVLKNKDS